In Limnothrix sp. FACHB-406, the DNA window GTAGAGCTTGATGCAAATCGATCGACTCATACAGACAATCATGGCCTTGCCCGTCAAAGCTGCAACCCGATTTTCAAAGTGTTGAACTAGATCGGCGGCAACCAGTTTGAGGCGAGATTCTGCGCCGACTAGCGCTTGCACCGTTGCCCATTTTTGACTCAGTTTTACCCGCTCTGATTGTTCCTCGTCTTCCAAAAGTTCTTCGATCTCCGCATCAATTTGGGGTTTTTGATCTTCGGGGAGTTGAATGCGGGCGAGGCGGTTTTCGTAATAAATTGGCACGGTTGCGCCATCTTCCACGGCGCGGCTGATGTCGTAGATGTCGATGTAGTTGCCAAAAACGGCGGGCGTGTTGACATCACTGGCCTCGATCGGTGTGCCCGTAAACCCAATAAACGAGGCATTGGGCAGGGCATCGCGCAGATATTTAGCGAAGCCGTAGGCCATGTCGCCCGTGGTGCGATCGACCTTGGCGTTAAACCCGTATTGGCTGCGGTGGGCCTCGTCGGCAATCACGATGATGTTGCGCCGATCGCTCAACGTGGGATAGGTGGTTTCGCTTTTCGTGGGGGCGAATTTTTGGATTGTGGTGAAGACAACACCCCCGGCGGCTCGGTTCAGAATGGCTTGCAGGTCTTCGCGGCTGTCGGCCTGTTGGGGCGTTTGGCGAATCAGGTCGCGGCACATGGAAAACGTGCCAAAGAGTTGATCGTCTAGGTCGTTGCGATCGGTGATCACAACGATCGTCGGATTTTGTAGGTCAGGATGGCGCACCAGTTGGCCAGCATAAAATGCCATTAGGAAGCTTTTGCCGGAGCCTTGGGTATGCCAAATCACGCCGGCTTTTTGATCAGTTTGGATCGCAGAAACAGTGCGGGCGATCGCCTTGTGGACGGCGTGGAACTGGTGATAGCCAGCGATGATTTTACGGATGCCGGAACCGGAGTCGCTAAAGACCGTGAAGTTTTGAATAAGGTCTAGGAAGCGTTGTTTTTCAAATACGCCCTCAATCAGCACGGCCATTTGGGGTTGACCTTTGGGCGCGATCGCTATTCCGTCGATCGTGGGCCAAGGTGCGAAGCGTTCTCGATCGGCCGTGAGGGAGCCGATGTGGGCAGTGAGGCCGTCGGTGGTGATGAGGGCGGCGTTGGTGCGGAAGAGGGCCGAAATTTCCGCTTTATAGGTTTGGAGTTGGTTGTGGGCGGCCGTGAGCGTGTCGGTGGAGCTGCCGGGTTTTTTAATTTCGATCACGGCGATCGGCAGACCATTAATGAAAACAACCACATCGGGGCGGCGTTTGTGGCCGTTTTCAATGACCGTAAATTGGTTGAGGACTAACCAATCGTTATTGTCGGGGTTGGCAAAGTCGATCGCATAGACTTTATCACCGCGAATCGTGCCATCTTCGGCGTAAAACTCCACATCAATTCCTTCAACTAAGGCTTGATGGAGTCGCCGATTTTCTTCAATTAAATTGGGCTTTTCGGTGGCAATGATTTTTTTAAATGCATCATCGCGGGCAGCGGCGGGAATTCTTGGGTTCAGGCGATCAAGGGCGGTTCGCAACCGTTGGCTCAGGATCGTATCGGCATAAGCTTCCCGTTCTGGCTGGGAGCCGTCGGGGTTAACCACAACATCCGCCCGGTAGCCATAGCCAAGGGTTTGGAATTGCTCAAGGAGGAGTTGTTCAACCTGGGCTTCGCTGAGGTAGGGCATGGCGGGAGCTGCTGATTTTTGATCAAGGTTTCTGTTATCGGTTTTTCACTGAACTAACATCCATTTCAGAATACCCAGGACTTTTTGGACGGGCATGGCGGGATAGGTGGTCAAATCAACGGTGACGGTGTTGGCTTCTAGTTTGAGAAATTGCCAAAGTTTGCCGCTGGTGACTGAGCCATAAATCACTGAAATGGGCTGTTCCTGTTGTTGGTTATAAATTTGGGCGGCGACCATTTCGGCGACGCATTGGCCGAGGCCAGATTCCAACTCGCCGCGTTTGGCTTCCACGATCATTAGGACGGGTGCATCAATCGTTAATCGACTTTCTGATCGACTAAATAAAAAATCACAGAAGCCATTCAGACCCCGATCGCGATCGACATCAAATTCTTCACCCGAAAAGAGTTGTACATGTCGGTTAGCAAGTCTTCTGGCTTCGAGCAGGATGGGACTCACCAACATTTCAGACAGTGCTTTTTCGGTGCGGGCGGCCTGGGCGATCGGGAACCATTCAGCGAGAATGCTGGCCATTTCGGGCGAGGGTTCTGCGGGCGGCAAGGTTTCGCAGAAGGGAGCGTCTTTAACTTTGAGTTTAAATAGGTCTTTGACGGAGTTTAGGGTGAAGTTGTTGTAGGCCATAGCGGTTCAAATAGATCACGTTACCAATTGTTCAATCAGTTCTTCTGGCTGAGATAGGTAGCAAATATTGGAAAATTCAGCAAGTTGGCTGAGATGGCTAGAACTCCACACATCTAAGCTGTCATCAAATAACGAAATGAAGTGTAATGGTTCTGTGGTGAGTTGCAATTGATTTAAGTCAACCCAAGCAGCCACAGCGTTATTCACTTTGCTATTGGCTGCGCCCCGATTGCCGGTGCTTAGAACTTTAATTAAGGCGCTGCGTCGTGGGTGTCTCGTTTGAAAGTCCATCGACCAAGAACGAGCCGATCGCCCCACTACCTTAATATCTCGTTCATAGGGAATTTGACGCTCTTCTAGAAGGTCGGCAAGATCATCATTTACCGTGCTGGCGAGTCGAGTTCGATTCAGCAACCACAAATTAGATGCAGCGATCGCGCCTTGGGCGAGTCGAGTGATGGCTTCTGCTAGGTTATTTTGCACCCGAACTAACAGCATTCCATCGTATAATTCAACGCCGTAAGTCACTTGAATATCTTGCAGAAACCATTCTTGCTTTTTGGATAGGGACTGCCGAAATGTTTGCAGATCTAGCCAGCGCAGGGTTTCGCCGAGGTCGGTTAAGGTTTGGGTTTCGGGCTTAAGAAATAAGTCGATTACGTCGCCGTCGGGATAAAGATAGGGAGTCCGAATCCGCACCAAGCCATTCACCTCGGAGCAGGTGTAGAGTTGCCCGATGGTGTCTGCGATCGATTGGCAGGGCGAGGTGGTCATAGGAACAGGTTGAGTTGTGCGGCGGGGGGCGGTGTCATGATGCCATTATGGATGACTTTTGCTTCTTGGCAGAACTGCTGCCAATTCGGGTTCAGCACTACAGCACCTCTTCAACCATTTTTTCGGCTTCTTTGACTCGGATTTCGCCGGACATGAGCTTGGGGAGGAGGCGATCGCGCAGATCAGCAAGATCATCCGAGCTTTTGGAGTTGCGGTATTGTAGATTGAAAAGATTTTCTGCCAAGCTGCTGAATTCTCTAATGATTTCGATATTGGGCTTAGGCACAAATAAATTATGTATATGATTTCGATTCAACGTTGGGACCGCAGAACCAGCATTAAACGAACTGAAATCAATATTTTGCAAAAGAAAGTAAGCATATATTGGAGTTGTATCAATATACTGCTTAATCCAAAGTGATGTATTCAGTGGCCAGAATTTTTCTTGTATGTAAAAAACCTTTCCTAAAACTCCACTTCTTCCCGTGGTAACACCTGGCGGTTCAACCATATATTCGTTGTGGGTTCCATTGAAGCCACTAGCTGCAATAACCGGGAAATTTCCATTTTGTCTTTTTGATTTTGGAAGATCAAATCCTCTTTGCAAAACAACTAATTCGTCTAGTCTACTAAGTTTCCAACCCGTCGGTATACCTGTTTCAGGGTCGATTGCCTCTGGGAACAGCGACCACAAATGCTCTGGCAGATAAGCAGCGCGGCCCGACATCTTGGCGCGGGTGGGGCCAAAGTCCACAAACCAATCCTTGAAAATCGCCCTGGCCATGGCCTCCAGGGTTTCGTTCATCCGCCGATTCAGCTCGATTTTGTCATCAAGAGCAGAGAGAATACGGGCGATCGCTTTTTGCTCAGGGAGTGGGGGCAAAACTGTTGGACATGCTGACAGAATCGCAGTGTTTAAATTAGCCATTGTTGCGCCATGCGCGTGTCTAACAATCCACTCACGTACCGAAGGATGGCGAAGATAAAAATACAAATATTTTGTGTCTACTGAATCATTACTAACACGAACTCGAAGACAGCCTGTTCCACATAACCATCCATCCAGAAGTGTTGAATGACAGATTCAGGTTATAAAAAAGGGGTAAGAAGATGTAATTCTTACCCCAAACAATCAAAAAGTAGTACACCAATGTTACGCTC includes these proteins:
- a CDS encoding restriction endonuclease subunit S, which produces MCHSTLLDGWLCGTGCLRVRVSNDSVDTKYLYFYLRHPSVREWIVRHAHGATMANLNTAILSACPTVLPPLPEQKAIARILSALDDKIELNRRMNETLEAMARAIFKDWFVDFGPTRAKMSGRAAYLPEHLWSLFPEAIDPETGIPTGWKLSRLDELVVLQRGFDLPKSKRQNGNFPVIAASGFNGTHNEYMVEPPGVTTGRSGVLGKVFYIQEKFWPLNTSLWIKQYIDTTPIYAYFLLQNIDFSSFNAGSAVPTLNRNHIHNLFVPKPNIEIIREFSSLAENLFNLQYRNSKSSDDLADLRDRLLPKLMSGEIRVKEAEKMVEEVL
- a CDS encoding DUF1828 domain-containing protein, giving the protein MTTSPCQSIADTIGQLYTCSEVNGLVRIRTPYLYPDGDVIDLFLKPETQTLTDLGETLRWLDLQTFRQSLSKKQEWFLQDIQVTYGVELYDGMLLVRVQNNLAEAITRLAQGAIAASNLWLLNRTRLASTVNDDLADLLEERQIPYERDIKVVGRSARSWSMDFQTRHPRRSALIKVLSTGNRGAANSKVNNAVAAWVDLNQLQLTTEPLHFISLFDDSLDVWSSSHLSQLAEFSNICYLSQPEELIEQLVT
- a CDS encoding type I restriction endonuclease subunit R, producing the protein MPYLSEAQVEQLLLEQFQTLGYGYRADVVVNPDGSQPEREAYADTILSQRLRTALDRLNPRIPAAARDDAFKKIIATEKPNLIEENRRLHQALVEGIDVEFYAEDGTIRGDKVYAIDFANPDNNDWLVLNQFTVIENGHKRRPDVVVFINGLPIAVIEIKKPGSSTDTLTAAHNQLQTYKAEISALFRTNAALITTDGLTAHIGSLTADRERFAPWPTIDGIAIAPKGQPQMAVLIEGVFEKQRFLDLIQNFTVFSDSGSGIRKIIAGYHQFHAVHKAIARTVSAIQTDQKAGVIWHTQGSGKSFLMAFYAGQLVRHPDLQNPTIVVITDRNDLDDQLFGTFSMCRDLIRQTPQQADSREDLQAILNRAAGGVVFTTIQKFAPTKSETTYPTLSDRRNIIVIADEAHRSQYGFNAKVDRTTGDMAYGFAKYLRDALPNASFIGFTGTPIEASDVNTPAVFGNYIDIYDISRAVEDGATVPIYYENRLARIQLPEDQKPQIDAEIEELLEDEEQSERVKLSQKWATVQALVGAESRLKLVAADLVQHFENRVAALTGKAMIVCMSRSICIKLYDQIIALRPDWHSPDDNTGRIKIVMTGSATDPLEWQPHIGNKARRDLLAKRLKDPEDPLQLVIVRDMWLTGFDAPDLHTMYVDKPMKGHGLMQAIARVNRVFRDKPAGLVVDYIGIAQRLKEALRDYSAQDQERTGIDEAEAIAVMLEKYDIVCALFHGFDYQRGLIGTAQERLVVMAEAIEWVLEKQHQAAQQETDENAQKRAHRHYQDVVLALSKAFALASSSDQGRQIRDEVGFFQAIRAALVQSTATAQPTTTGREFAVQQMIDRAITSTEMIDILRAAGLSSPDLSIFSDDFLLEIQQMPKKNLALEALKRLLNDEIHSRSRTNITEEKKFSERLEKAIARYHTNAISAVEVIQEMINLARDVQAARQRGEEQGLSADEIAFYDALAENESAVEVMGNDSLKVIAHELLISLKSNITIDWAHRESARARLRTAIKRILKRHGYPPDLEKAAIQTVLQQAEALSSHWMGC